A window of the Cicer arietinum cultivar CDC Frontier isolate Library 1 chromosome 6, Cicar.CDCFrontier_v2.0, whole genome shotgun sequence genome harbors these coding sequences:
- the LOC101490094 gene encoding uncharacterized protein isoform X2, translating to MGICNWFQHKFTDPLLLVLRGGADPKLLSFSAALGITFGVFPICGVTVFLCGIAIPLLGSFVNAPILLLANFIATPIELSLIISFLRLGEVICGAPHFLLTSDALKKVLTGHASSELLLSIAHAVVIRVGRRFTFNIGNSLRGTTTVHQLSNSQTQQSSFESKDAAPTIL from the exons ATGGGAATATGCAATTGGTTTCAACACAAGTTCACCGATCCTCTGCTCCTGGTTCTCCGAGG TGGTGCTGATCCGAAGCTGTTGTCTTTCTCTGCTGCACTTGGCATTACATTTGGAGTATTTCCTATTTGTG GTGTCACTGTGTTCCTATGTGGGATTGCTATACCTTTGCTTGGATCATTTGTTAACGCTCCCATTTTGTTGCTTGCTAACTTCATTGCTACTCCCATAGAGTTGAG TTTGATTATATCCTTTCTGCGCTTAGGTGAAGTTATCTGTGGTGCACCCCATTTCCTTTTAACATCTGATGCTTTGAAGAAAGTTCTTACGGGTCATGCTTCAAGTGAATTGTTACTAAGCATTGCCCATGCGGTAG TTATTAGGGTGGGTCGTCGCTTCACCTTTAATATTGGGAATTCTTTACGTGGTACTACTACCGTGCATCAACTATCTAATTCGCAAACTCAGCAGTCCTCCTTCGAGTCCAAAGATGCCGCTCCAACCATTCTCTGA
- the LOC101490094 gene encoding uncharacterized protein isoform X1, with product MGICNWFQHKFTDPLLLVLRGGADPKLLSFSAALGITFGVFPICGVTVFLCGIAIPLLGSFVNAPILLLANFIATPIELSLIISFLRLGEVICGAPHFLLTSDALKKVLTGHASSELLLSIAHALLGWVVASPLILGILYVVLLPCINYLIRKLSSPPSSPKMPLQPFSEVGFKVRDV from the exons ATGGGAATATGCAATTGGTTTCAACACAAGTTCACCGATCCTCTGCTCCTGGTTCTCCGAGG TGGTGCTGATCCGAAGCTGTTGTCTTTCTCTGCTGCACTTGGCATTACATTTGGAGTATTTCCTATTTGTG GTGTCACTGTGTTCCTATGTGGGATTGCTATACCTTTGCTTGGATCATTTGTTAACGCTCCCATTTTGTTGCTTGCTAACTTCATTGCTACTCCCATAGAGTTGAG TTTGATTATATCCTTTCTGCGCTTAGGTGAAGTTATCTGTGGTGCACCCCATTTCCTTTTAACATCTGATGCTTTGAAGAAAGTTCTTACGGGTCATGCTTCAAGTGAATTGTTACTAAGCATTGCCCATGCG TTATTAGGGTGGGTCGTCGCTTCACCTTTAATATTGGGAATTCTTTACGTGGTACTACTACCGTGCATCAACTATCTAATTCGCAAACTCAGCAGTCCTCCTTCGAGTCCAAAGATGCCGCTCCAACCATTCTCTGAAGTTGGATTTAAGGTAAGGGATGTTTGA
- the LOC101495807 gene encoding RING-H2 finger protein ATL58-like translates to MSQAQSSSSSDSDLDNDSTELKLYRAFIFSVPIIFTLILLFLFYLFYLRPRRVDLSSFRMMRSFSVPHNNAISTSDLGLKKELREMLPIIVYKESFSVKDTQCSVCLLDYQPEDRLQQIPACGHTFHMSCIDLWLASHNTCPLCRLSLLTTAKSVTETSDMQATSNEQMQMLQSNVETLAMEISDSRSTRHQETNVIQNVTGEVAISAHRIDVEGENVQNNQ, encoded by the exons ATGTCTCAAGCTCAAAGCTCTTCTTCATCTGACTCAGACTTAGATAATGATTCAA CTGAACTGAAACTGTACCGAGCTTTTATATTCTCTGTTCCAATTATATTCACTTTGAttctcctttttcttttctatcttttctatcttcGACCACGAAGGGTTGATTTGTCTTCATTCAGGATGATGAGATCTTTCTCCGTTCCACACAACAATGCCATTTCCACG TCTGATTTGGGGTTGAAGAAAGAATTGAGAGAGATGCTGCCTATTATTGTATACAAGGAAAGCTTCTCTGTCAAAGATACACA ATGTTCAGTATGTCTTTTGGACTACCAACCAGAGGACAGACTCCAACAGATACCCGCATGTGGCCATACGTTTCACATGAGCTGCATTGATCTTTGGCTTGCCAGCCACAACACCTGCCCTCTTTGCCGTTTGTCTCTACTAACTACTGCTAAATCTGTGACAGAAACATCGGATATGCAG GCGACGAGCAATGAACAAATGCAGATGCTGCAAAGCAATGtagaaacactagccatggaaATCTCTGACTCAAGATCTACAAGGCATCAAGAAACCAATGTAATCCAGAATGTCACTGGAGAAGTTGCGATCAGTGCTCACCGGATTGATGTTGAAGGCGAAAATGTGCAAAACAATCAATAG